A window from Candidatus Hepatobacter penaei encodes these proteins:
- the mraZ gene encoding division/cell wall cluster transcriptional repressor MraZ produces MSLFLSTFVNKIDKKGRVSVPAPFRTLLSRSETRGFVAFRSLVHTAIEGFASEKMEDLATRVDAFQLFSEEQTDLTASIFADAHVLTFDSEGRVMLTEALRSHAEIDTEVAFVGRGPTFQMWNPKRFDTYQQQARERLKVSRPTLSPSSKVGAA; encoded by the coding sequence ATGAGCTTGTTCCTATCCACGTTTGTGAACAAGATTGATAAAAAGGGCCGCGTGAGTGTGCCGGCCCCTTTCCGCACTCTGCTAAGCCGCAGTGAAACACGAGGGTTTGTGGCCTTTCGATCCCTGGTGCATACCGCTATTGAGGGATTTGCCTCAGAAAAGATGGAGGACCTAGCAACGCGCGTGGATGCTTTTCAGCTTTTTTCTGAAGAGCAAACGGATCTCACCGCCAGCATTTTTGCTGATGCCCATGTGCTCACCTTTGACAGCGAGGGGCGCGTGATGCTGACAGAAGCCTTGAGAAGCCACGCAGAGATTGACACAGAGGTGGCCTTTGTGGGGCGCGGTCCCACGTTTCAAATGTGGAATCCCAAACGTTTTGATACCTATCAACAACAGGCGCGAGAGCGCCTTAAGGTGTCCAGACCCACCCTCTCTCCCTCATCAAAAGTGGGGGCTGCATGA
- the rsmH gene encoding 16S rRNA (cytosine(1402)-N(4))-methyltransferase RsmH yields MTHAHTPVMKKEVMEKLSPLSGMFLDATFGRGGYTQGILESKHATVVALDRDQTAIDYGRTHFHQALETGRLCLHHARFSTLSTYVHHESLDGAVFDLGLSSPQVDEAKRGFSFSKQGPLDMDMGLSQKKASDLLNTGSEKEIARILFQFGEERRSRQIARKIVDKRRTHPFQHTQDVTSLFEGVPHKPGTIHPATRTFQALRLWVNEELEELTAALTHITHALRPGGRFVCVSFHSLEDRLVKQFLKPLQPTQPSRHVPQSLERPVSPFRVPPRQPQRPQPEEIAHNPRARSAKLRWAIREMRS; encoded by the coding sequence ATGACACACGCCCACACCCCTGTCATGAAAAAAGAAGTGATGGAAAAATTATCACCGCTAAGCGGGATGTTTCTCGATGCGACCTTCGGCCGGGGGGGCTATACTCAAGGTATTCTTGAGAGTAAACACGCAACCGTCGTTGCCTTAGATCGCGATCAAACGGCCATTGACTATGGACGCACCCATTTTCATCAAGCCCTCGAAACCGGTCGTCTTTGCCTGCACCATGCACGCTTTAGCACCCTCTCCACCTATGTGCACCACGAAAGCCTCGATGGCGCTGTGTTTGATTTGGGGTTGTCCTCTCCCCAGGTGGATGAGGCGAAGCGCGGGTTTTCCTTTAGCAAACAGGGCCCGCTTGACATGGATATGGGCCTTAGCCAAAAAAAGGCATCCGATCTGCTCAACACGGGTTCAGAAAAAGAGATTGCGCGCATTCTCTTTCAGTTTGGCGAAGAACGCCGATCACGCCAGATTGCCCGCAAGATTGTTGATAAAAGACGCACCCACCCTTTTCAACACACACAAGATGTGACTTCCCTTTTTGAAGGTGTTCCTCACAAACCAGGCACCATACACCCCGCTACCCGCACGTTTCAAGCCTTGCGCCTGTGGGTGAACGAAGAGCTTGAAGAATTGACCGCTGCCCTGACCCACATAACCCATGCCCTCCGGCCGGGTGGACGTTTTGTGTGCGTATCGTTTCACTCTCTTGAAGATCGCCTTGTGAAACAGTTTTTAAAACCCCTCCAGCCTACACAACCTTCACGGCATGTGCCTCAAAGCCTCGAAAGGCCGGTCAGCCCCTTTCGTGTCCCGCCCCGCCAACCTCAACGACCTCAGCCCGAAGAAATAGCCCACAACCCACGGGCACGATCGGCCAAACTGCGGTGGGCAATTCGGGAGATGAGATCATGA